GGGGCCGGGCCAGAGCCAGGTGTCCGTGCGCGGCGTGTCGGCGGGTCAGGTTGTCCGCGACCAGCCGGGCGTCAAGGAACAGGTCGGCGTCTATCTGGACGAATCCGTCATCTCCATGTCGCTGTTCACGCCGGATTTCGACCTGTTCGACCTTGACCGCGTGGAGACGCTGCGCGGGCCGCAGGGCACGCTGTTCGGCTCCGGTTCCGAAGGCGGCACCGTCCGCTACATCACCAAGCAGCCCAAGATCGGCCAGACCGAAGGCACGGTGGAAGGCGGCGTCAACGTCCTGAAGGGCGGGGATGTCGGCTATTCGGGCAAGGGCGCGATCAACCTGCCGCTGGGCGAGACGGCGGCGATCCGCGCGGTCGGCTATGCCGAACATTATGCGGGCTTCATCGACGCCATTGGCCCGGCGGGGGGCAAGAACGTCAACGACGGCCGCCGCTATGGCGGACGGCTCAGCCTGCTCTGGGAACCGGCGCCGGGGATCAAGCTGACGCCGCGCATCATCTATCAGGACATCAGGACCAACGGGTTCAACCGCGAGGACAGCTATCATCTCTATTATAACGAGTTGATCAGCCCCCTCGACATCCTGCCGGAGCGCACCCAATATCTGAAGCTGCGGGAGGAATTCCGCGACAAGACCACGCTGGCGGACTTCACCGCGAACATCGATGTCGGTTCCGACGTGGCGCTGACCTCCATCACCACCTATATCCACCGCGATATCCTGGTCAGCCGCGATGCGTCGGCGCTTACCGGCTCGGTGTCCATCACGCCTTTCGTTGAAAGATTTGGCGTCAATCCCGCCATCGCCAATCTGCCGTCGAACCTGCGCGACACGACCAAGCTCAAACAATGGACGCAGGAATTGCGGCTCGCCTCAACCGGCGCCGGGCCATTCCAATGGGTGGTCGGCGGCTTCTACAGCCATGTCGACCGCGATTATAAGCAGCGGCTGCCGACCCCCGGCTATGACGCCTTCATCGACGCGGCGCTGGGCGCGGGCACTTCGGCGGGGGCGGCCAACGGCTTCCCCCTCAACTCGCCCTATAATGCGGACATCCCCTACATCATCAAGCAATATGCCGCTTTCGGCGAGGCAAGCTACAAACTCGGCCAGTTCAAGCTGACGGCGGGCGGGCGCTATTACGATTTCAAGGAAGAGCGCGACTTCAAGACCGGCGGCGTCTTCCCCAATGGCGACAACCGCGTGGGCGACAAGACCGGATCGACCGGCTTTTCCCCCCGCTTCATCGCCAGCTATGAGGCCAATCGCGACCTGACCTTCAACGTCCAGGCGTCCAAGGGCTTCCGCCTGGGCGGCGTCAACGATCCGCTGAACCTGCCGCTCTGCACCGGCGGCGCGACCGGGCCGGATGCGGCCACCTACGGCAATCGCCCGACTTTCGAGGATGAGACGCTCTGGAACTATGAAGCGGGCGTCAAGGCGTCGGGCGGCGGCCTGACCTTCAACGCGGCGGTGTTCTATAACGACATCAAGAATCTCCAGGTCACGGCGGATGCGGGAAGCTGTTCCTCGCGCATCATCTTCAACGTGCCGAAGGCGCATACGGCGGGCCTGGAAGCGGAACTGAACGCCCGCATCTCCCCCAATCTCGACCTGTCCTTGAGCGGCAGCTATATCGAATCGGAGATTGACAGCAACGTCACCGACGCGGGCGGCGCGATCATCGCGGGCATCCGCAAGGGCAACCGCCTGCCCACCGTACCGAAGTTCCAGATGGCGGCGGCGGCGACCTATACGGCGGAAATCGCGGCGGAAACCGACTGGTCCTTCACCGCCAGCCTTCAGCATGTGGGCAACCGCTATACCCAGCTTGCCGATCAGGAACCGGGCGCGGGCAGTTTCCCCAACTCCATCTATTATGATCCGGCCACGGGCGCCAATGGCACCGGCGCTTTCGACTTCGGCTCCTACAAGCTGGGCGCCTATAATCTGGTCAACCTGTCGACGGGGGTAAGCTGGAACAGCGGGTTGTCGGTCACGCTCTACGTCAACAATCTGTTCGACGAAAACGCGCTCTATTCCCTGGATCGCGAACGCGGCGGCCGGGGCCGTCTGGGCTATAATATCGGCACCCCGCGCAAGATCGGCGTGACCGTCCGCAAGGATTTCTGACCTGCCGGACGCCGGAAGCCGACCGCTTCCGGCGTCATTTTTTAACCGATACACCCGGCCGATCCGCCATTATGGTCGCGGTGATCGACTGGCGATGTATGTTCCCCTTCCGTAATCTGCTGGAGGACGGTTATGAACGGACCTTGCCGGTCCGCACCCGTGCGCCCTTCGACAATAGGAAGATTTCATGCTCAATATCCCCTGGGACCAGCCCGCCACCATGATCGATCTGGACGGCAAGGCCCCGATCATCGGCACGATCCGCGATTGCGCCCAGCATTTCGCGATCTTCAAGCCCCATGCAAAGGAACAGGCGCGCGTCCTGCTGACCCAGCCGGTACATCGCGAAGGCCGCAAGACGCGGACCTGGGTGCTGGAGCCGTGGGAGATCGAAAAGCTGGTCGACCGGCTGAAGGCGGAGATGCATTGAATTTCCGCCACATCGTCTGAACCGGGTTCCTGCATCCCGCCGATCAAGCACCCCCTTCCCATTCTGCTTCTCAATCTCTATGCACAGCCATGAAAGCTGGCCTTGGCCCGCTTTCACCGATCGCGCCGGTGCCCTCCCAAGGGGCTTAATAGGGAATGCGGTGATGAATCCGCGGCTGTCCCTGCAACTGTAAGCGGTGAGCGAGACGCATATCGATTTCCCGGACCGCCGGGGGATCAGC
Above is a window of Sphingobium sp. JS3065 DNA encoding:
- a CDS encoding TonB-dependent receptor, with the translated sequence MNEFPHRTSVLRLSASCLALALSGLSTVTSAQVTDSASDWSGNEIIVTATKRNESIQNVPFSINAQTAEAMQRMGATSIEDVSRSVAGLTVQNLGPGQSQVSVRGVSAGQVVRDQPGVKEQVGVYLDESVISMSLFTPDFDLFDLDRVETLRGPQGTLFGSGSEGGTVRYITKQPKIGQTEGTVEGGVNVLKGGDVGYSGKGAINLPLGETAAIRAVGYAEHYAGFIDAIGPAGGKNVNDGRRYGGRLSLLWEPAPGIKLTPRIIYQDIRTNGFNREDSYHLYYNELISPLDILPERTQYLKLREEFRDKTTLADFTANIDVGSDVALTSITTYIHRDILVSRDASALTGSVSITPFVERFGVNPAIANLPSNLRDTTKLKQWTQELRLASTGAGPFQWVVGGFYSHVDRDYKQRLPTPGYDAFIDAALGAGTSAGAANGFPLNSPYNADIPYIIKQYAAFGEASYKLGQFKLTAGGRYYDFKEERDFKTGGVFPNGDNRVGDKTGSTGFSPRFIASYEANRDLTFNVQASKGFRLGGVNDPLNLPLCTGGATGPDAATYGNRPTFEDETLWNYEAGVKASGGGLTFNAAVFYNDIKNLQVTADAGSCSSRIIFNVPKAHTAGLEAELNARISPNLDLSLSGSYIESEIDSNVTDAGGAIIAGIRKGNRLPTVPKFQMAAAATYTAEIAAETDWSFTASLQHVGNRYTQLADQEPGAGSFPNSIYYDPATGANGTGAFDFGSYKLGAYNLVNLSTGVSWNSGLSVTLYVNNLFDENALYSLDRERGGRGRLGYNIGTPRKIGVTVRKDF